One window of the Streptomyces sp. NBC_00259 genome contains the following:
- a CDS encoding tyrosine-type recombinase/integrase — protein sequence MTEVARSERLRAALDAISKKVDGKPAADNTVNRKRMVLSNALRYAVERTILPANPLGRVDWTAGEKDDEVDFRYVPNPKQAAALIDSVRRLSSRGDHLAAFFGCLYYAAMRPSEIAALRAADCTLPETGWGELVLAGSRPEVGSGWTNDGQSYEQRGLKRRARKATRSVPIPPVLTAMLREHKEKYGVAEDGRLFRAAMGGRVRSTEYCDLWDSARLKALSAEEAETPLADVPYSLRHAGVSLWINSGVDPVEVPQRAGHSLTVLFRFYAKILKGQQSRANALIEKGLNGG from the coding sequence ATGACCGAGGTCGCCCGCTCGGAGCGGCTCCGCGCTGCGCTGGACGCCATCTCCAAGAAGGTCGACGGGAAGCCCGCGGCCGACAACACGGTGAACCGCAAGCGCATGGTTCTGAGCAACGCTCTGCGGTACGCGGTCGAGCGCACGATCCTCCCCGCCAATCCACTGGGCCGCGTGGACTGGACGGCAGGGGAGAAGGACGACGAAGTCGACTTCCGGTACGTCCCCAACCCCAAACAGGCCGCCGCCCTCATCGACTCCGTACGGCGGCTCAGCAGCCGCGGGGATCACCTGGCCGCTTTCTTCGGCTGTCTCTACTACGCAGCCATGAGGCCCTCTGAGATCGCGGCCCTGCGTGCTGCCGACTGCACTCTCCCGGAGACAGGGTGGGGTGAACTCGTTCTCGCCGGCAGCCGTCCCGAGGTCGGATCGGGGTGGACCAACGACGGGCAGTCCTACGAGCAGCGCGGGCTCAAGCGCCGGGCCCGCAAGGCGACCAGGTCGGTGCCCATTCCGCCCGTGCTCACAGCCATGCTCCGGGAGCACAAGGAGAAATACGGGGTGGCTGAGGACGGCCGGCTCTTCCGGGCCGCGATGGGCGGTCGCGTCCGGTCCACTGAGTACTGCGACCTCTGGGACTCGGCACGTCTCAAGGCTCTTTCAGCGGAGGAGGCAGAGACGCCCCTTGCCGACGTTCCGTACTCCCTCCGGCACGCAGGGGTGTCCCTGTGGATCAACTCCGGTGTGGACCCGGTGGAGGTCCCACAGCGCGCAGGTCACAGCCTCACTGTGCTGTTCCGCTTCTACGCCAAGATCCTCAAGGGCCAACAGTCTCGGGCGAACGCGCTCATCGAGAAGGGTCTGAACGGCGGCTGA
- a CDS encoding DUF5926 family protein has protein sequence MAKKRPQTKAAAKPQIANGEIPVVGAREPCPCGSGRRYKACHGRAAAHAVTELVQRPFEGLPAECDWVALRELVPAATAELTLKDGLPEDVPSLMLATVLPMAWPALRREDGSVLLALQNDTSSGDLSRDLADTLQRALTTKPGNAVPPRRAPADGPRLQDLIDADAPFEPVVHSGFEFWIPESVETTSAEVTASLERANAAAIPTVKLAGVDAAYWCETPEKNHLRWVMPHPEEELLDALARLQATGTSSLGEGTRLVGSFRAHGLMVPVWDLPSGMGAEECEKPAAEFAERLTAALAADTPLTGDERRARGGLTNRQVTLS, from the coding sequence ATGGCCAAGAAGCGCCCCCAGACGAAGGCCGCCGCCAAGCCACAGATCGCCAACGGCGAGATTCCTGTGGTCGGCGCCCGCGAGCCCTGCCCCTGCGGCTCGGGCCGTCGCTACAAGGCCTGCCACGGCCGGGCCGCCGCGCACGCCGTGACCGAGCTGGTCCAGCGCCCCTTCGAGGGGCTGCCCGCCGAGTGCGACTGGGTCGCCCTCCGCGAGCTGGTGCCCGCCGCGACCGCCGAACTGACCCTGAAGGACGGTCTGCCCGAGGACGTTCCGTCGCTCATGCTCGCGACCGTCCTTCCCATGGCCTGGCCCGCGCTGCGTCGCGAGGACGGCTCCGTACTCCTCGCCCTGCAGAACGACACGTCCTCCGGTGACCTCAGCCGCGATCTCGCCGACACGCTGCAGCGCGCGCTGACGACGAAGCCCGGCAACGCGGTGCCTCCGCGCCGGGCGCCGGCGGACGGCCCCCGGCTGCAGGACCTGATCGACGCGGACGCGCCGTTCGAGCCGGTCGTCCACAGCGGTTTCGAGTTCTGGATCCCGGAGTCGGTCGAGACCACGAGCGCGGAGGTGACCGCTTCGCTGGAGCGTGCCAACGCCGCCGCGATCCCGACCGTGAAGCTGGCCGGGGTGGACGCCGCGTACTGGTGCGAGACGCCGGAGAAGAACCATCTGCGCTGGGTCATGCCCCACCCCGAGGAAGAACTGCTGGACGCTCTCGCCCGGCTGCAGGCCACGGGCACGTCGAGCCTCGGCGAAGGCACCCGCCTCGTCGGCTCGTTCCGGGCGCACGGGCTGATGGTCCCGGTGTGGGACCTGCCGAGCGGCATGGGCGCCGAGGAGTGCGAGAAGCCGGCGGCGGAGTTCGCGGAGCGGCTGACCGCGGCGCTCGCGGCGGACACGCCGCTGACGGGCGACGAGCGCCGGGCGCGCGGCGGGCTCACCAACCGCCAGGTGACCCTCAGCTGA
- a CDS encoding glycerophosphodiester phosphodiesterase — MTQHRIQVVAHRGASEDAPEHTLAAYVKAIEDGADALECDVRLTADGHLVCVHDRRVNRTSNGRGAVSALELAELAALDFGSWKDSEESPDWKDPEFTSVLTLERLLELTADAGRRIELAIETKHPTRWAGQVEERLLQLLKRFGLDAPAAPAESPVRIMSFSARSLHRIEAAAPVIPTVYLMQFLPLRSRDARLPAGARIAGPGIRLVRNHPSYVERLHAAGHQVHVWTVNEPEDVDLCAGLGVEAIITNRPKQVLAQLGRH, encoded by the coding sequence GTGACCCAACACCGGATCCAGGTCGTCGCCCATCGAGGCGCCTCGGAGGACGCTCCCGAACACACCCTGGCCGCCTATGTGAAGGCCATAGAGGACGGGGCGGACGCCCTCGAGTGTGACGTACGCCTGACGGCGGACGGCCATCTCGTCTGTGTCCACGACCGCCGCGTGAACCGCACCTCCAACGGCCGCGGCGCCGTCTCCGCCCTGGAACTCGCGGAACTCGCCGCGCTCGACTTCGGCTCCTGGAAGGACAGCGAGGAGAGTCCGGACTGGAAGGACCCTGAGTTCACGTCCGTGCTGACGCTGGAGCGATTGCTCGAACTGACCGCCGACGCCGGTCGGCGCATCGAGCTGGCCATCGAGACCAAGCACCCCACCCGCTGGGCGGGCCAGGTCGAGGAACGGCTGCTCCAGTTGCTGAAGCGCTTCGGCCTGGACGCCCCGGCGGCGCCCGCCGAGTCGCCCGTACGCATCATGAGCTTCTCGGCGCGCTCGCTGCACCGGATCGAGGCCGCGGCGCCGGTGATCCCGACCGTGTATCTGATGCAGTTCCTCCCGCTCCGCTCGCGTGATGCACGGCTGCCCGCGGGTGCCCGGATCGCCGGGCCCGGCATCCGGCTCGTACGCAATCACCCCTCCTATGTGGAACGGCTGCACGCGGCGGGCCATCAGGTGCACGTCTGGACCGTGAACGAGCCGGAGGACGTCGACCTCTGTGCCGGCCTCGGCGTCGAGGCGATCATCACCAACCGTCCCAAGCAGGTGCTGGCCCAGCTCGGCCGCCACTGA
- a CDS encoding PIG-L family deacetylase, protein MTDRPLTLMAVHAHPDDEATGTGGVLARYAAEGIRTVLVTCTDGSCGDGPGGVKPGDPGHDPAAVALIRRQELEASRDVLKVSDLEMLNYADSGMMGWPSNDAPGSFWRTPVEEGAARLAELMRHYRPDVVVTYDENGFYGHPDHIQAHRITMAALEMTALTPKVYWTTMPRSGMQRFGEIMREFHPDMPEPDPAEAAAMAEIGLPDDEITTWVDTTAFSGQKFDALAAHASQGENIFFLKMGKEKFGELMGMETFVRVQDATGAAVPENDLFAGLR, encoded by the coding sequence ATGACTGACCGGCCCTTGACACTCATGGCAGTACACGCCCACCCCGACGACGAGGCCACCGGAACCGGAGGAGTCCTCGCGCGGTACGCGGCGGAAGGCATCCGCACGGTTCTCGTGACGTGTACCGACGGCAGTTGCGGTGACGGACCGGGGGGTGTCAAGCCGGGCGATCCCGGGCACGATCCGGCGGCGGTCGCCCTGATACGCCGTCAAGAACTTGAGGCGAGCCGTGACGTGCTGAAGGTCAGCGATCTGGAGATGCTGAACTATGCCGACTCCGGGATGATGGGCTGGCCGAGCAACGACGCCCCCGGATCCTTCTGGCGGACCCCCGTGGAGGAAGGCGCGGCCCGACTCGCGGAACTCATGCGGCACTACCGACCTGATGTGGTCGTCACCTACGACGAGAACGGCTTCTACGGCCACCCCGATCACATCCAGGCCCACCGCATCACGATGGCGGCGCTCGAGATGACCGCGCTGACACCGAAGGTGTACTGGACCACTATGCCCCGCTCGGGGATGCAGCGGTTCGGGGAGATCATGCGCGAGTTTCATCCGGACATGCCGGAGCCGGATCCTGCCGAGGCCGCCGCGATGGCCGAGATCGGCCTCCCCGACGATGAGATCACCACGTGGGTGGACACCACCGCGTTCAGCGGTCAGAAGTTCGACGCGCTGGCCGCGCATGCCAGTCAGGGCGAGAACATCTTCTTCCTCAAGATGGGCAAGGAGAAGTTCGGCGAGTTGATGGGCATGGAGACCTTCGTACGTGTCCAGGACGCCACCGGCGCGGCCGTACCCGAGAACGATCTCTTCGCCGGACTGCGCTGA
- a CDS encoding PP2C family protein-serine/threonine phosphatase, translated as MLDIPLCVRVDVDAVIAAQIDMGVCDAIGQNAPAGRPAIMSAPHLPKVAGIDSAVPAAAHTAASLTSSAAAATAPGAMIQDRLAGWVSDLTTLHELTERLARTGTLDEALHELLRAGAALVGARRGMVVLEPADGRGPSSTVGLGLAHADLGHIETVPRSATAYGRILDARTTGVPGPVAQADLFHDESLDPRHREVAARLGYAASYALPLATDDAGRLGVAVWFYDEPAEPVDRQRHLVGLYGRYATEHLARLLELDRARRQMATIADELLPSRLPRVPGVRLAARHLSGPRGGGEWYDALPLPEGALGLAVGSVSGSGPSALAAMGRLRASLRAYAVMEGEDPVAVLSDLELLLRLTEPARSATALFAYCEPAAAPHPEGHESRIVLAGAGHTPPLIVGQHRTEFVETSLSAPLGMLACWEAPSVEFSPAHGETVLLYTDGLLRRTGDPMDRAFTRLHAAAASVPKAARDDPGAIADHVLRTVLPDGLGAGDDGEDVVILAAWFE; from the coding sequence ATGCTGGACATCCCCCTTTGTGTGCGTGTAGATGTGGATGCAGTGATAGCGGCGCAGATTGACATGGGGGTTTGCGATGCTATTGGGCAAAACGCACCAGCCGGAAGGCCGGCGATCATGAGCGCCCCGCACCTGCCGAAAGTGGCTGGAATCGACTCAGCGGTTCCGGCCGCTGCGCACACTGCCGCGTCCCTCACGTCCTCCGCCGCCGCTGCCACCGCGCCCGGCGCGATGATCCAGGACCGGCTGGCCGGCTGGGTCTCGGACCTCACCACCCTCCACGAACTCACCGAACGCCTCGCCAGAACCGGAACGCTGGACGAAGCGCTCCATGAACTCCTGCGCGCGGGCGCCGCCCTGGTCGGCGCCCGCCGTGGCATGGTCGTCCTCGAACCGGCCGACGGCCGAGGCCCCTCCAGCACCGTCGGCCTCGGTCTCGCCCACGCCGACCTCGGCCACATCGAGACCGTCCCGCGCAGCGCCACCGCGTACGGCCGGATCCTCGACGCCCGGACGACCGGGGTCCCCGGACCCGTCGCCCAGGCCGACCTCTTCCACGACGAGTCGCTCGACCCGCGCCACCGCGAGGTCGCCGCCCGCCTCGGCTATGCCGCGAGCTACGCCCTGCCGCTCGCCACCGACGACGCGGGAAGACTGGGCGTCGCCGTCTGGTTCTACGACGAGCCCGCCGAGCCGGTGGACCGCCAGCGCCATCTCGTCGGCCTCTACGGCCGGTACGCCACCGAGCATCTCGCCCGGCTGCTGGAGCTGGACCGGGCCCGCCGGCAGATGGCCACCATCGCCGACGAGCTGCTGCCCAGCCGGCTGCCCCGGGTGCCCGGCGTGCGGCTCGCCGCCCGCCATCTCAGCGGACCGCGCGGCGGCGGCGAGTGGTACGACGCACTGCCGCTGCCGGAGGGTGCGCTGGGTCTCGCCGTCGGCTCCGTCTCCGGTTCCGGACCGAGCGCGCTGGCCGCGATGGGCAGGCTCCGGGCGAGCCTGCGGGCGTACGCGGTGATGGAGGGCGAGGACCCCGTCGCCGTACTGTCCGACCTGGAGCTGCTGCTGAGGCTGACGGAACCGGCCCGCTCGGCGACCGCGCTGTTCGCGTACTGCGAGCCGGCCGCCGCCCCGCACCCCGAAGGCCACGAGAGCAGGATCGTGCTCGCCGGCGCCGGACACACCCCGCCGCTGATCGTGGGACAGCACCGCACCGAATTCGTGGAGACCTCGCTGTCGGCGCCACTGGGGATGCTGGCCTGCTGGGAGGCGCCGAGCGTGGAGTTCTCCCCCGCCCACGGAGAAACGGTGCTGCTCTACACCGACGGGCTGCTGCGGCGCACCGGCGACCCCATGGACCGGGCGTTCACACGGCTGCACGCGGCCGCGGCGAGCGTGCCGAAAGCGGCCCGCGACGATCCGGGAGCGATCGCCGACCACGTCCTGCGCACGGTGCTGCCCGACGGTCTCGGTGCCGGGGACGACGGTGAGGACGTGGTGATACTGGCCGCGTGGTTCGAGTGA
- a CDS encoding glutathione-independent formaldehyde dehydrogenase, with amino-acid sequence MKAVVYKEPFSVAVEDVDKPTIQHPNDVIVRVTSTAICGSDLHMYEGRTAAEPGIVFGHENMGIIEELGQGVTSLKEGDRVVMPFNVACGFCTNCVEGFTGFCQTVNPGFAGGAYGYVAMGPWPGGQAEYLRVPYADFNCLKLPPGKEHETDFMLLADIFPTGYHGCELAQVRPGESVAVYGGGPVGLMAAYSALLRGAKKVFVVDRVPERLEKAREIGAVPINFAEGDPVEQIKEQTEGVGTDKGVDAVGYQAMGHGTDREEPATVLNSLVGTVRATGMLGVPGLYVPSDPGGPDEQSKRGMLLVSIGKLFEKGLKMGTGQCNVKRYNRYLRDMIIEGRATPSFVVSHELPLDQAPSAYDKFDKRIEGYTKVVLHP; translated from the coding sequence ATGAAAGCCGTCGTGTACAAGGAACCGTTCAGTGTGGCGGTCGAGGACGTCGACAAGCCCACGATCCAGCATCCGAACGATGTGATCGTACGAGTCACCTCCACCGCGATATGCGGGTCCGACCTGCACATGTACGAAGGCCGTACCGCCGCGGAGCCCGGCATCGTCTTCGGCCACGAGAACATGGGGATCATCGAGGAACTCGGCCAGGGCGTCACCTCGCTCAAGGAGGGCGACCGCGTGGTCATGCCCTTCAATGTCGCCTGCGGGTTCTGTACCAACTGTGTAGAGGGATTCACCGGGTTCTGCCAGACCGTCAATCCCGGCTTCGCCGGTGGCGCCTACGGCTACGTCGCCATGGGGCCCTGGCCGGGCGGGCAGGCGGAGTATCTGCGCGTTCCCTACGCCGACTTCAACTGTCTGAAGCTGCCGCCGGGCAAGGAGCACGAGACCGACTTCATGCTGCTCGCCGACATCTTCCCCACCGGCTATCACGGCTGTGAACTCGCCCAGGTCCGCCCGGGCGAGAGCGTCGCGGTGTACGGCGGAGGGCCCGTCGGGCTCATGGCCGCGTACTCGGCCCTGCTGCGCGGGGCGAAGAAGGTCTTCGTCGTGGACCGGGTCCCCGAGCGGCTGGAGAAGGCACGGGAGATCGGCGCGGTGCCGATCAACTTCGCCGAGGGCGACCCGGTGGAGCAGATCAAGGAGCAGACCGAGGGAGTCGGCACCGACAAGGGTGTGGACGCCGTCGGTTACCAGGCGATGGGACACGGCACCGACCGCGAGGAGCCGGCGACCGTGCTGAACTCGCTCGTCGGCACGGTACGGGCCACCGGCATGCTCGGCGTACCCGGCCTGTACGTGCCGTCCGACCCCGGCGGCCCCGACGAGCAGTCGAAGCGCGGCATGCTCCTCGTCTCCATCGGCAAGCTCTTCGAGAAGGGCCTGAAGATGGGTACGGGGCAGTGCAACGTGAAGCGCTACAACCGGTACCTGCGCGACATGATCATCGAGGGGCGGGCGACGCCGAGCTTCGTCGTCTCGCACGAACTGCCCCTGGACCAGGCGCCGTCGGCGTACGACAAGTTCGACAAGCGGATAGAGGGTTACACCAAGGTCGTGCTGCATCCGTAG
- a CDS encoding S1C family serine protease gives MSTENEGTPAHAGPSVPPVPAAAPESAAAHDHEHQAAGEDAPTQPNRPVPPAPPTAPLPPPGAQAPSPADTTVSPATAQYPQGAWPPPPPPPVSPWGAAAHAPGPQSPRKRSGGLIASVLAAALVAGGVGGGIGYWAAESNDDANISTTVASGDAPVDLKREPGTVAAVAGKALPSVVTIEAQSGGSAEGEAEGGTGTGFVYDKEGHILTNNHVVASAADGGTLSAIFSDGKKYDAEVVGRAQGYDVAVLKLKNAPSGLTPLPLGDSERVAVGDSTIAIGAPFGLSNTVTTGIISAKNRPVASGDGTSNKNSYMSALQTDASINPGNSGGPLLDARGAVIGINSAIQSAGGNGFGQQSQAGSIGLGFAIPINQAKNVAEQLIKTGRPVYPVIGATVSMAEKGAGATIADQGSGGTPAITPNGPAAKAGLKPGDVITKFNGKPIDSGPTLISEIWNHKPGDKVKLTFERDGREVTATVTLGERKGDG, from the coding sequence GTGAGCACTGAGAACGAGGGCACCCCGGCTCACGCCGGCCCGTCCGTACCTCCTGTGCCGGCGGCCGCTCCCGAAAGCGCTGCCGCGCACGATCATGAGCATCAGGCCGCCGGCGAGGACGCGCCGACGCAGCCGAACCGCCCGGTGCCGCCAGCGCCGCCCACCGCCCCGCTGCCTCCCCCGGGCGCCCAGGCCCCCTCCCCCGCCGACACGACGGTCTCCCCCGCGACGGCCCAGTACCCGCAGGGAGCGTGGCCGCCCCCGCCCCCGCCGCCGGTCTCGCCCTGGGGCGCGGCCGCGCACGCGCCGGGCCCGCAGTCCCCGCGTAAGCGATCGGGCGGACTGATCGCGTCCGTACTCGCCGCCGCGCTCGTCGCGGGCGGCGTCGGCGGCGGAATCGGCTACTGGGCCGCCGAAAGCAACGACGACGCCAACATCTCGACGACCGTCGCCTCCGGCGACGCCCCCGTCGACCTCAAGCGCGAGCCGGGCACGGTCGCCGCCGTGGCGGGCAAGGCACTGCCCAGCGTCGTCACGATCGAGGCGCAGTCCGGAGGCAGCGCCGAGGGTGAGGCCGAGGGCGGCACGGGCACCGGCTTCGTGTACGACAAGGAAGGCCACATCCTCACCAACAACCACGTGGTGGCCTCCGCGGCCGACGGCGGCACGCTCTCCGCGATCTTCTCCGACGGCAAGAAGTACGACGCCGAGGTCGTCGGCCGGGCGCAGGGCTACGACGTCGCCGTGCTGAAGCTGAAGAACGCTCCCTCCGGGCTGACCCCGCTGCCGCTGGGCGACTCCGAGCGGGTCGCGGTCGGCGACTCGACGATCGCGATCGGCGCGCCCTTCGGCCTCTCCAACACGGTCACGACGGGCATCATCAGCGCGAAGAACCGCCCGGTGGCCTCGGGCGACGGCACGAGCAACAAGAACTCGTACATGAGCGCGCTGCAGACCGACGCGTCGATCAACCCGGGCAACTCCGGCGGCCCCCTCCTCGACGCCCGCGGCGCGGTCATCGGCATCAACTCGGCCATCCAGTCCGCCGGCGGCAACGGCTTCGGCCAGCAGTCCCAGGCGGGTTCCATCGGTCTCGGCTTCGCCATCCCGATCAACCAGGCCAAGAACGTGGCGGAGCAGCTCATCAAGACGGGCCGGCCCGTCTACCCCGTCATCGGTGCGACGGTGAGCATGGCGGAGAAGGGCGCCGGCGCGACGATCGCCGATCAGGGCTCGGGCGGCACGCCCGCGATCACCCCGAACGGACCGGCGGCCAAGGCGGGGCTCAAGCCCGGCGACGTCATCACCAAGTTCAACGGCAAGCCGATCGACAGCGGCCCGACGCTGATCAGCGAGATCTGGAACCACAAGCCGGGCGACAAGGTCAAGCTCACCTTCGAACGTGACGGCCGCGAGGTCACGGCGACGGTCACCCTGGGCGAGCGCAAGGGCGACGGCTGA
- a CDS encoding TY-Chap domain-containing protein — protein sequence MNDWSDFFGRLRRDLADLADEDIVILLYSGRGVQFAQTPRMLLTEAIISPGGPIPAQPLPEQEHAALVALGWSPPDVPHFTNWHLELPWPATAAQYDATTSRSVQTLRDVLGVPSPSDLTIKAWSDKTHEPLSLSIAA from the coding sequence GTGAACGACTGGAGCGACTTCTTCGGCCGGCTGCGGCGCGACCTGGCGGACCTGGCCGACGAAGACATCGTGATCCTGCTGTACAGCGGCCGCGGTGTGCAGTTCGCGCAGACCCCGCGGATGCTGCTGACCGAGGCGATCATCAGCCCGGGTGGCCCGATCCCCGCGCAGCCGTTGCCGGAACAGGAGCACGCGGCGCTGGTCGCGCTCGGCTGGAGCCCGCCTGACGTGCCCCACTTCACGAACTGGCACCTCGAGCTGCCCTGGCCCGCCACCGCGGCGCAGTACGACGCCACGACGTCCAGGTCGGTGCAGACGCTGCGCGACGTGCTGGGCGTGCCGAGCCCGTCGGACCTGACGATCAAAGCGTGGAGCGACAAGACC
- a CDS encoding bifunctional DNA primase/polymerase produces MREILGRRRRLRFRRKGRPAPQLDAALTCATAWEWPVLPGVGLKAVGGRTDRGRGCACPDPECVVPGAHPFDPGILAATTDERMVRWWWTQRPTAPIVLATGGRAPCAVSLPAVAGARALSVLDHMGMRLGPVVATPTRWSLLVAPYSMEQLGELLHAKDWVPSSLRFHGEGGYLMLPPSETGTGQVRWERAPLPGSAAPWLPDVEAVVDALVEASVSAPSGGVTPPETGEGSRLTY; encoded by the coding sequence ATGCGCGAGATCCTCGGAAGGCGACGCAGGCTCCGGTTCCGGCGCAAGGGGAGGCCTGCTCCTCAGCTCGACGCGGCGCTCACCTGCGCCACCGCATGGGAATGGCCCGTGCTTCCCGGTGTGGGACTCAAGGCGGTCGGCGGTCGGACCGACCGCGGGCGCGGCTGTGCCTGCCCCGACCCCGAGTGCGTGGTACCCGGCGCGCACCCCTTCGACCCCGGGATCCTGGCGGCGACCACCGATGAGCGCATGGTGCGCTGGTGGTGGACCCAGCGGCCCACGGCTCCGATCGTGCTCGCCACGGGGGGCCGTGCGCCCTGTGCCGTGAGCCTGCCCGCGGTCGCCGGAGCACGGGCTCTCTCCGTGCTCGACCACATGGGCATGCGGCTCGGTCCCGTCGTCGCCACGCCGACGCGGTGGTCGCTGCTCGTGGCCCCGTACTCGATGGAGCAGCTCGGCGAGCTGCTCCATGCCAAGGACTGGGTGCCGAGTTCGCTCCGCTTCCACGGCGAGGGCGGCTATCTGATGCTTCCGCCCTCCGAAACCGGCACGGGACAGGTCCGCTGGGAGCGCGCGCCGCTGCCCGGTTCGGCCGCGCCCTGGCTGCCGGACGTCGAAGCGGTCGTCGACGCCCTCGTGGAGGCGAGCGTCAGCGCGCCCTCGGGTGGGGTGACGCCTCCGGAGACCGGGGAAGGATCCCGGCTCACCTACTGA
- a CDS encoding DUF6301 family protein encodes MTDFKTAGTAAVHATLAVVRDWQWAWSADEIPALMAHLGWTTVESVPDGPIIARATWDLGKPLQTINMSHGQVRNLDIRFSGISHWPAVDEDAAPINDSFVEVLAAAEAVFGPAEESHPGRTPSRVWRLPGCVVRITRTTAGVTAHWAERKYFEERHDLDMSAL; translated from the coding sequence GTGACCGACTTCAAGACCGCCGGCACCGCCGCCGTGCACGCGACGCTGGCCGTCGTCCGCGACTGGCAATGGGCCTGGTCAGCCGACGAGATCCCCGCGCTCATGGCGCACCTCGGCTGGACCACCGTCGAATCGGTGCCCGACGGCCCGATCATCGCCCGGGCGACCTGGGACCTCGGAAAGCCGCTGCAGACGATCAACATGTCCCACGGGCAGGTCCGCAACCTCGACATCCGGTTCTCGGGCATCAGCCACTGGCCGGCCGTCGACGAGGACGCCGCCCCGATCAACGACAGCTTCGTCGAGGTGCTTGCCGCAGCCGAGGCGGTGTTCGGCCCCGCCGAGGAGTCGCACCCGGGCAGGACGCCCTCGCGGGTATGGCGCCTGCCCGGCTGCGTCGTGCGGATCACCCGCACCACCGCGGGGGTCACCGCCCACTGGGCCGAGCGCAAGTACTTCGAAGAGCGGCACGACCTGGACATGAGCGCCCTGTGA
- a CDS encoding ATP-binding protein has translation MRHQTRIGRFPVQFSGASTPWRGAKEVSGVALVVAQEVPTSSSMAVPHGPAGVGEARHRMREQLRRNGLSESVVDDAVLILSELLSNACRHGRPLGHAEIGDGDIRAAWRVDQAGGLTVEVTDGGGPTRPIPSTPSVTAHGGRGLNIISSLAQDWGVRDSASGEVTVWVLVTEGHRRDDFATRVTAPGFDFADAYDDMD, from the coding sequence GTGCGTCACCAGACACGGATTGGCCGGTTTCCGGTCCAGTTCAGTGGGGCATCCACACCGTGGCGTGGGGCGAAGGAGGTCTCGGGGGTGGCGTTGGTGGTGGCACAGGAGGTGCCCACGTCGTCGAGCATGGCCGTACCCCATGGCCCTGCGGGCGTGGGTGAGGCAAGGCACCGGATGCGTGAGCAGTTGCGACGCAACGGGCTGTCCGAATCGGTCGTCGACGATGCTGTTCTGATCCTTTCCGAACTGCTGAGCAATGCCTGCCGGCACGGCAGACCGCTCGGGCACGCGGAGATCGGGGACGGCGACATCCGCGCCGCGTGGCGCGTCGACCAGGCGGGCGGCCTGACGGTCGAGGTGACGGACGGAGGGGGCCCGACCCGCCCGATTCCGTCCACGCCGTCGGTAACGGCGCACGGCGGCCGCGGACTCAACATCATCAGCTCGCTCGCCCAGGACTGGGGCGTACGGGACAGCGCGTCCGGCGAGGTCACGGTGTGGGTTCTCGTCACCGAAGGGCATCGTCGCGACGATTTCGCTACGCGCGTCACTGCCCCCGGGTTCGATTTCGCGGACGCCTACGACGACATGGACTGA